The following are encoded together in the Pseudodesulfovibrio indicus genome:
- a CDS encoding carbonic anhydrase, which produces MKDIKKFISGFRNFRNEYFCREDAPFELLCRGQSPTTMVIACSDSRTDPSFIMQCEPGEIFVVRNVANIVPPYERDAGYHGVSSAIEYAVKVLQISNLIVLGHSLCGGIDALMHDDKVRHTEFLYKWLSVMGPVREEVVDHFGEVNKKSCTACEMAGILQSLRNLLTFPWITERVEAGTLNLHGWYFDMESGQLLSYLRQTKTFEPLEIPTTYDE; this is translated from the coding sequence ATGAAGGACATCAAGAAATTCATCTCCGGCTTCAGGAACTTTCGCAACGAATACTTCTGCCGCGAGGACGCTCCCTTCGAGCTGCTCTGCCGCGGCCAGTCCCCGACCACCATGGTCATCGCGTGCAGCGACTCGCGCACCGACCCCTCCTTCATCATGCAGTGCGAGCCGGGCGAAATCTTCGTGGTCCGCAACGTGGCCAACATCGTCCCGCCCTACGAGCGGGACGCGGGCTACCACGGCGTGTCCTCGGCCATCGAATACGCGGTCAAGGTGCTCCAGATATCCAACCTCATCGTCCTGGGCCATTCCCTGTGCGGCGGCATCGACGCGCTGATGCACGACGACAAGGTCCGGCACACCGAGTTCCTGTACAAGTGGCTGTCGGTCATGGGCCCGGTGCGCGAAGAGGTGGTGGACCACTTCGGCGAGGTCAACAAGAAGTCCTGCACCGCCTGCGAGATGGCGGGCATCCTCCAGTCCCTGCGCAACCTGCTGACCTTCCCCTGGATCACGGAGCGGGTGGAGGCGGGGACCCTGAACCTGCACGGCTGGTATTTCGACATGGAGTCCGGCCAGCTGCTCAGCTACCTGCGCCAGACCAAGACCTTCGAGCCGCTGGAGATCCCGACCACCTACGACGAATAG
- a CDS encoding STAS domain-containing protein, with protein MDIAVDRREDGVVLAIAGRMDALTAPELEKVVRTLVDDGVAAVVADLSGLEYISSAGLRSILASAKMLRAGGGKLGFCGLDGMVREVFQVAGLENMFTVTATAGETFAAL; from the coding sequence ATGGATATAGCCGTGGACAGACGCGAAGACGGCGTGGTGCTCGCCATTGCCGGGCGCATGGACGCCCTGACCGCGCCGGAGCTGGAAAAGGTCGTGCGCACCCTCGTGGACGACGGCGTGGCCGCCGTGGTCGCCGACCTGAGCGGGCTGGAGTACATCAGTTCCGCCGGACTGCGCTCCATCCTGGCCTCGGCCAAGATGCTCCGCGCCGGGGGCGGCAAGCTCGGCTTCTGCGGCCTGGACGGCATGGTCCGCGAGGTCTTCCAGGTGGCCGGGCTGGAGAACATGTTCACCGTCACCGCCACGGCGGGCGAAACCTTCGCCGCGTTATGA
- a CDS encoding ATP-binding protein, with protein sequence MTRRAVTFRIKATLSRLPAAQAFARNEIQRHCVTDAILNRLELVCEELFANVANHAYPDGTGDVELSCMTGRDGAGNCYFCLRVRDWGLPFNPLSAPEPDLGADLDGRPEGGLGVLLVKRMADNCHYRREDGANEFRACFKI encoded by the coding sequence ATGACCAGGCGCGCCGTCACCTTCCGCATCAAGGCGACCCTGAGCAGGCTGCCCGCGGCCCAGGCCTTCGCCCGCAACGAGATCCAGCGGCACTGCGTCACCGACGCGATCCTGAACCGGCTGGAGCTGGTCTGCGAGGAGCTCTTCGCCAACGTGGCCAACCACGCCTATCCCGACGGGACCGGCGATGTCGAATTGAGCTGCATGACCGGCCGCGACGGGGCGGGCAACTGCTATTTCTGCCTCCGCGTGCGCGACTGGGGACTGCCCTTCAATCCCCTGAGCGCCCCCGAGCCGGACCTGGGGGCGGACCTCGACGGACGGCCCGAGGGCGGCCTGGGCGTGCTGCTGGTCAAGCGCATGGCCGACAACTGCCACTACCGCCGCGAGGACGGGGCCAACGAGTTCCGGGCCTGCTTCAAGATCTAG
- a CDS encoding CGGC domain-containing protein, translated as MNDPVKIGIVICDRYRRCAGGKCFRALRNREGAFSRYAGREVELVGYTTCAGCPGGNVEYLGEEMVKNGVEVVHLATGLIVGYPPCPNIDAFKSFLEERYGVEVVCGTHPVPQKYLDMHTRLGTWREPRWEPVLASVMPDEATRRAYD; from the coding sequence ATGAACGATCCAGTCAAGATCGGCATCGTCATCTGCGACCGTTACCGGCGCTGTGCCGGAGGCAAGTGCTTCCGCGCCCTGCGCAACCGGGAGGGCGCGTTCTCGCGCTATGCGGGCCGCGAGGTCGAGCTGGTGGGATACACCACCTGCGCCGGTTGCCCCGGCGGGAACGTGGAGTATCTCGGTGAGGAGATGGTCAAGAACGGCGTGGAGGTCGTCCATCTGGCCACCGGCCTGATCGTGGGCTACCCGCCCTGCCCGAACATCGACGCCTTCAAGTCCTTTCTGGAAGAGCGCTACGGCGTGGAGGTGGTCTGCGGCACCCATCCCGTCCCGCAGAAATATCTGGACATGCACACCCGGCTGGGGACCTGGCGGGAACCCCGCTGGGAGCCCGTGCTCGCGTCGGTCATGCCGGACGAGGCGACGCGCCGGGCGTACGACTAG
- a CDS encoding FadR/GntR family transcriptional regulator, giving the protein MARKSRSDEAVESIEAMIAENGWGSGFQLPSQRTLADELPFSRPTIREALVALEARGRIEIRPGKGVFLAGGEPGGATPSSGAKVQVPRELSGRVSQMYQFRYAVEPAIAGLVAVNGTNAQIADMNAVVEAMRKAMARQDFAAFFELDFSFHSLMIEAANNRFFTEAISPFMELFFESQKLPLAFDEGVVETVCEHEELMRHIQAGDAAEAHRAMERHIQGVAKRARVKLVE; this is encoded by the coding sequence GTGGCACGCAAGTCGCGGTCCGACGAGGCCGTGGAGAGCATCGAGGCCATGATCGCCGAGAACGGATGGGGCAGCGGCTTTCAGCTGCCGTCCCAGCGGACGTTGGCCGATGAGTTGCCGTTCAGCAGGCCGACCATCCGGGAGGCCCTGGTGGCCCTGGAGGCCAGGGGGCGGATCGAGATCCGGCCCGGCAAGGGCGTGTTTCTGGCCGGAGGCGAGCCCGGCGGGGCGACGCCGTCCTCCGGGGCGAAGGTCCAGGTTCCCAGGGAGCTGTCCGGCAGGGTGTCCCAGATGTACCAGTTCCGCTATGCCGTCGAACCGGCCATCGCCGGACTGGTGGCGGTCAACGGCACCAACGCGCAGATCGCGGACATGAACGCGGTGGTGGAGGCCATGCGCAAGGCCATGGCCCGGCAGGATTTCGCCGCTTTCTTCGAGCTCGATTTTTCCTTCCACTCCCTGATGATCGAGGCCGCCAACAACCGGTTCTTCACCGAGGCCATCTCCCCGTTCATGGAGCTGTTTTTCGAGAGCCAGAAGCTCCCCTTGGCCTTTGACGAAGGCGTGGTGGAGACCGTCTGCGAGCATGAGGAGCTGATGCGGCACATCCAGGCGGGCGACGCGGCCGAGGCCCATCGGGCCATGGAGCGGCACATCCAGGGCGTGGCCAAGCGGGCCAGGGTCAAGCTGGTGGAGTAG